The genomic window ATCCATTTCACAGCAACTCCGTGCTGGGCACCGGAAGCGCGCTTCTGCTCCGGCTCATCCTGCTTCACAGACATTTTCGTATCTTTCGTTTCATGAGTTTCGCTTATCTTACCACACCAACCCTCTTCAGTTTCCTCAACGGCAATGATATTGGACAACAGAGAAACTCTTCCCACCATTGTAGAGGTTATTGGGTTTGGACAGCACATGACGGCTACTGCTCATAGTTATTTTGTGGTGGGGATAGCGTCCGATACGGTTGGAGGCGCTGGATCCATTCACCCACGCTCCCTTGAACCTCAACTTCCTGAAGTTGCTGAGGTTTGCAAGCGAGGTGCTTCCATTAGAGTAGACGTAGGTCGGGCGTTCGACGATAGCCTCCGCAGTCCTCCCGTTGTAGCGACTATAAGGAGCGTCGATGGTAGTTCCCTCACCGGTGTAGATGTTATAGAGCAGGAAATGAAAGCCGCCACTGTAACGCTTCACATATGCTTCGAACAATCCACCTGGGGTTGCTTTTATCCGCTGGGGAATGGCGGTTTTCTGCTTTGGAAGTAATTCGGTCCAGCTCTGATGCAGCTTAACTCCTTGCAGATGCCAGGCCGTCCCGTCTTGACCCAGCACATTTCTCGGCCGGGCACTGCCACCAAGGCCAACCCAGGTCACTTCGGCGTTCGATCTGCAGGCGCTGTGATAGAAATGAGGCTCGTACCAACGCCCTAGCGCGGAACGGTACCGATTGCCCGAGGCGGCTTTGGTTTCGAATCCAGACCAATTGCTTGAACCTAACCTGTACCAATTTGCAGATCTGCCACTAAACTTTGCTGTGGTAAGGTAAGGGGGTGGTTTTACCAAGTGCATTTTGCCCATAAGAGAATCCATTGCCTCAAGGCGGCACCCCCTGAAGGACGTGGCGGCCAACCGTACTTAGCTAACCGCTTAGCACTTGCTTTTACAGGATTGAAACCTGGGGGCGGTACGCGATAGATCATTTTCACGCCCTCAACCCTATAAACGTATTCTTTGCCACCATCGGGAAGTGTCTTTACCGCCTGACGTGGAAAGATGCGGATTCCACAGGCTTGTAGGAAAAGGCGGGAAACGTTGTAGGGATCAAACGAAGAATTGCACGCAGAACTGCTCGGCTTGAGGGTGGCTTTATGAGTAGCACCCATCACGGGCAACGCTACCGCAACGGCTAACCCGCAGGAGATTACCAGGGTGATCCATCTCCTGAGCATAAGGCTTCCTCTCCTTCTATACCGCACGCTCGAACTCAACAGTCCTGAAGAGTTTTGACAGTCCAGCCGCAACGAACACCGCAGCCAGGAAGAACCTCGCGGCGTACGCCCCGAGCTCTACCATCTCCACGATGACACCCTTATCCTTGTTACCGTCCTACCGGTAAGATTATGTCTCAATCGCATCATTACTATCAAGGGCGTCTGCTAAGATCTCGTCCTTACACTACAAGAAT from Rubrobacter naiadicus includes these protein-coding regions:
- a CDS encoding G1 family glutamic endopeptidase, with product MDSLMGKMHLVKPPPYLTTAKFSGRSANWYRLGSSNWSGFETKAASGNRYRSALGRWYEPHFYHSACRSNAEVTWVGLGGSARPRNVLGQDGTAWHLQGVKLHQSWTELLPKQKTAIPQRIKATPGGLFEAYVKRYSGGFHFLLYNIYTGEGTTIDAPYSRYNGRTAEAIVERPTYVYSNGSTSLANLSNFRKLRFKGAWVNGSSASNRIGRYPHHKITMSSSRHVLSKPNNLYNGGKSFSVVQYHCR